The following proteins come from a genomic window of Streptomyces liliiviolaceus:
- a CDS encoding GMC family oxidoreductase produces the protein MRSLPEQTDTVVIGGGTAGCVIAARLAAAGRTVLVLEAGPDYGPLADGDWPAELLDAAELPTTHDWGYEGTGAAGQPLAYDRARVIGGCSAHNGCSQSVGWAGDYDAWAAAGCPGWGAADLAPLFTAAAEQLRFRRYTQEEIQPFQREFIRACRQSGIPALDDLDDLGASQSVGCAPVNVRDLTRINTAFGYLDAQRARPNLTVAADALVDRIHFREGAVEAVTVTRHGLTSRVGARDVVLAAGAYGSPEVLLRSGIGPAAHLEDLGIALVSDRPGVGANLHDHPAVLLEFAGTAELQRDLAEFSGGDWLPQEQSVVKLRSPVSDGPYDLHVYPWVEPDPAQEYGWRCILPVSQLRPRSRGTVRLASRALGVRAIVDPRFFSDAAGADLESVRHGLRWTAENVLPRMDRHLGTPLHKPVPPDDEGMDDWIRRHHSHYWHPAGTCAMGDPADPTTVVDHQGRVVGVTGLRIADASVFPDIPRATPALPTVVVAERIAAFMTATTT, from the coding sequence GTGAGATCGCTGCCGGAACAGACAGACACCGTCGTGATCGGCGGTGGCACGGCCGGCTGCGTCATCGCGGCACGGCTCGCCGCGGCCGGACGGACGGTGCTCGTCCTGGAAGCCGGCCCCGACTACGGCCCGCTCGCGGACGGCGACTGGCCCGCGGAGCTGCTGGACGCGGCCGAACTGCCCACGACGCACGACTGGGGATACGAGGGCACGGGGGCGGCCGGACAGCCACTGGCGTACGACCGCGCACGGGTCATCGGCGGGTGTTCCGCACACAACGGATGCAGCCAGAGCGTCGGTTGGGCCGGTGACTACGACGCCTGGGCCGCCGCCGGCTGTCCGGGCTGGGGCGCCGCCGACCTCGCTCCCCTGTTCACGGCCGCCGCCGAGCAGCTGCGGTTCCGCCGCTACACCCAGGAGGAGATCCAGCCGTTCCAGCGCGAGTTCATCCGCGCCTGCCGGCAGTCGGGCATACCGGCCCTGGACGACCTCGACGATCTCGGAGCGTCGCAGAGCGTGGGCTGCGCGCCCGTGAACGTCCGCGATCTGACCAGGATCAACACCGCGTTCGGCTACCTGGACGCGCAGCGTGCCCGGCCGAACCTCACCGTCGCGGCCGACGCGCTGGTCGACCGGATCCATTTCCGCGAAGGCGCCGTCGAGGCCGTCACCGTCACCCGGCACGGCCTGACCTCCAGGGTGGGCGCCCGGGACGTGGTCCTTGCGGCGGGAGCGTACGGAAGTCCGGAGGTCCTGCTGCGCTCGGGCATCGGACCCGCGGCCCATCTGGAGGACCTGGGCATCGCGCTGGTCAGCGACCGCCCCGGCGTCGGCGCCAACCTGCACGACCATCCCGCGGTCCTGCTGGAGTTCGCCGGCACCGCCGAACTGCAGCGGGATCTGGCCGAGTTCTCCGGGGGCGACTGGCTGCCGCAGGAGCAGAGCGTCGTCAAACTCCGCTCCCCCGTCTCCGACGGACCGTACGACCTGCACGTGTATCCGTGGGTGGAGCCCGATCCGGCGCAGGAGTACGGCTGGCGGTGCATCCTGCCCGTCAGCCAGCTCCGTCCGCGTTCGCGCGGGACGGTGAGGCTCGCGTCACGGGCGCTCGGCGTACGGGCGATCGTCGATCCCCGCTTCTTCAGCGACGCGGCAGGCGCCGACCTCGAAAGCGTCCGCCACGGCCTGCGCTGGACGGCCGAGAACGTGCTGCCCCGCATGGACCGCCACCTCGGCACTCCCCTGCACAAGCCGGTCCCGCCGGACGACGAGGGCATGGACGACTGGATCAGGCGTCACCACTCCCACTACTGGCACCCCGCCGGTACGTGTGCCATGGGCGACCCCGCCGATCCGACGACGGTCGTCGACCATCAGGGCAGGGTCGTCGGAGTCACCGGGCTGCGGATCGCCGACGCATCGGTGTTCCCCGACATCCCGCGGGCCACCCCGGCCCTCCCGACCGTGGTGGTCGCGGAACGGATCGCCGCCTTCATGACCGCGACGACGACGTGA
- a CDS encoding aldehyde dehydrogenase family protein, whose product MTDQAEHAEHAGRGDRAANGDRAAHAHHVVNFIDGARSDAAGRSPLTDPRTGQVRGTAVVSRADEVNAAFDAAAAAFAAWRHSTPGERQTALLAIAAEMEERADEFVAAECGETGKPTDLFRSEELLPIIDQFRFFAGAARMLEGRAAAEYVAGHTSMVRREPVGVIAAIAPWNYPLMTAVWKLAPAVAAGNTVVFKPDAATPSSALLLAEICGRHLPPGCVNLVCGDRETGKLVARHPRADMVALTGSTRAGSEVARAAAHDLRRTHLELGGNGPVLVFEDADVAHCAQLIAEAAFYNAGQDCTAPSRVLAHSDVHDELVRALADHARSFALVEQGNTRDGRSPLISRAQLERVAGLVERRRGTALAAAGGKVEAGPGFFFEPTVITGVEQADEIVQEEIFGPVLTVQSFDDERTAIALANGVRQGLASSVWTRDVGRALRVTGALDFGVAWVNTHITTAAEMPHGGFKETGDGKDLSLYGLEAYTRIKHVMLAWA is encoded by the coding sequence ATGACCGACCAAGCCGAACACGCCGAACACGCCGGCCGAGGCGACCGAGCCGCCAATGGCGACCGCGCCGCCCACGCCCATCACGTCGTCAACTTCATCGACGGCGCCCGCAGCGACGCCGCCGGGCGGTCGCCCCTGACCGATCCGCGTACAGGACAGGTCCGCGGCACCGCCGTGGTCTCCCGGGCCGACGAGGTGAACGCCGCCTTCGACGCGGCGGCCGCGGCCTTCGCGGCCTGGAGACACAGCACGCCCGGGGAACGCCAGACGGCGCTGCTCGCCATAGCGGCCGAGATGGAGGAACGCGCGGACGAATTCGTCGCCGCCGAGTGCGGGGAGACCGGCAAGCCGACCGATCTCTTCCGGTCCGAGGAACTCCTGCCCATCATCGACCAGTTCCGGTTCTTCGCCGGCGCGGCCCGCATGCTGGAGGGGCGCGCCGCGGCGGAGTACGTGGCGGGCCACACCTCCATGGTGCGGCGTGAACCGGTCGGTGTGATCGCCGCGATAGCCCCCTGGAACTACCCGCTGATGACGGCGGTCTGGAAGCTGGCTCCGGCCGTCGCGGCGGGCAACACGGTGGTCTTCAAGCCCGACGCGGCCACCCCGTCCAGCGCGCTGCTGCTCGCCGAGATCTGCGGACGCCACCTCCCACCGGGCTGCGTGAACCTCGTCTGCGGGGACCGGGAGACGGGCAAGCTGGTGGCCCGGCATCCGCGCGCGGACATGGTCGCCCTCACCGGCTCGACCCGTGCCGGCAGCGAGGTGGCACGCGCCGCCGCCCACGACCTGCGCCGCACGCACCTCGAACTGGGCGGCAACGGGCCCGTCCTGGTCTTCGAGGACGCCGACGTGGCCCACTGCGCGCAGCTGATCGCCGAGGCCGCCTTCTACAACGCGGGCCAGGACTGCACCGCTCCGTCGCGCGTACTGGCGCACTCAGACGTCCATGACGAACTCGTACGGGCCCTGGCCGACCACGCCCGGTCGTTCGCGCTCGTGGAGCAGGGGAACACCCGGGACGGCAGGAGCCCGCTGATCAGCCGGGCCCAGCTGGAACGGGTGGCGGGGCTCGTCGAACGCCGGCGCGGCACCGCCCTGGCAGCCGCCGGCGGGAAGGTGGAGGCCGGACCTGGCTTCTTCTTCGAGCCGACCGTCATCACCGGGGTCGAGCAGGCGGACGAGATCGTCCAGGAGGAGATCTTCGGTCCCGTGCTGACCGTGCAGTCCTTCGACGACGAACGGACGGCGATCGCCCTGGCGAACGGCGTACGCCAGGGTCTCGCGTCCAGCGTGTGGACGCGAGACGTGGGCCGCGCCCTCCGTGTCACCGGCGCGCTCGACTTCGGTGTCGCCTGGGTGAACACCCACATCACGACGGCCGCCGAGATGCCGCACGGTGGCTTCAAGGAGACCGGCGACGGCAAGGACCTGTCCCTGTACGGCCTGGAGGCCTACACCCGGATCAAGCATGTGATGCTCGCATGGGCGTGA
- a CDS encoding AtuA-related protein: protein MLLHELAHARSGDKGNVSDITVIAYEARDFALLRGLVTAERVQRHFSAFLEGGEGAVRRYELPHLGALKFVLDGALDGGVTRSLNLDTHGKCLGSLLLGMDIGDVHAPEPEPEPEPSPEPNPNPEPESSGTRSSHGTRR from the coding sequence ATGCTCCTGCACGAGCTCGCCCACGCCCGGTCCGGTGACAAGGGAAACGTCTCGGACATCACCGTCATCGCCTACGAGGCACGGGACTTCGCCCTCCTGAGGGGACTCGTGACCGCCGAGAGGGTCCAGCGGCATTTCTCCGCCTTCCTCGAAGGTGGCGAAGGCGCGGTCCGGCGTTACGAGCTGCCGCACCTGGGCGCGCTGAAGTTCGTCCTCGACGGCGCGCTGGACGGCGGGGTCACCCGCAGCCTCAACCTCGACACGCACGGCAAATGCCTCGGCTCACTGCTCCTCGGCATGGACATCGGTGATGTCCATGCCCCCGAGCCGGAGCCGGAGCCGGAGCCGAGTCCGGAACCGAATCCGAATCCGGAGCCGGAGTCGTCGGGGACCAGAAGTTCGCACGGCACACGGAGGTAG
- a CDS encoding TetR/AcrR family transcriptional regulator codes for MPATARTTDTRRNILDAAQRIMAHKGYSAVGINEVLAEAGVPKGSFYHYFTSKDAFGEALLRRYFEEYVADMDRVFARPEQSAAERLTAYWQQWRETQSLDDCQGKCLAVKLGAEVSDLSEPMRLALKEGTDAIVDRLERTITDGLTDGSVTLDGDPRSTAQVLYDMWLGASVMAKIHRSPAPLDTTTAMTHRLLHL; via the coding sequence ATGCCAGCCACCGCACGCACCACCGACACCCGTCGGAACATCCTCGACGCCGCCCAGCGGATCATGGCCCACAAGGGCTACTCCGCGGTCGGCATCAACGAGGTGCTCGCGGAGGCAGGCGTACCGAAGGGATCCTTCTACCACTACTTCACCTCGAAGGACGCCTTCGGGGAGGCGCTGCTACGGCGCTACTTCGAGGAGTACGTCGCCGACATGGACCGCGTCTTCGCGCGGCCCGAGCAGTCGGCGGCCGAGCGGCTCACGGCCTACTGGCAGCAGTGGCGGGAGACGCAGAGCCTCGACGACTGCCAGGGCAAGTGCCTCGCGGTCAAGCTCGGCGCCGAGGTGTCCGACCTGTCGGAGCCGATGCGACTGGCCCTGAAGGAAGGCACGGACGCGATCGTCGACCGCCTGGAGCGGACGATCACCGACGGCCTGACGGACGGGTCGGTCACCCTCGACGGCGACCCCCGCAGCACGGCACAGGTCCTGTACGACATGTGGCTCGGCGCCAGCGTCATGGCGAAGATCCACCGCAGTCCCGCGCCACTGGACACCACGACTGCGATGACTCACCGGCTGTTGCATCTGTAG
- a CDS encoding type 1 glutamine amidotransferase domain-containing protein, whose protein sequence is MKVLVVLTSHDELGDTGRKTGFWLEELAAPYYRFQEAGWEIVLASPEGGRPPLDPKSNEPDFQTDLTRRFESDAEATAALADTVRLDSVSAEDFDTVFYPGGHGPLWDLAEDTHSTRLIETTLRAGKPLAVVCHAPGVLRHAVNEDGTPLVRGRKVTGFANSEEEGVGLTEIVPFLVEDELKRLGGIYSKGDDWGPYVVTDGLLITGQNPASSGPAADALVELVNKAAA, encoded by the coding sequence ATGAAGGTTCTTGTCGTACTCACCTCGCACGACGAACTCGGCGACACCGGCCGCAAGACCGGATTCTGGCTGGAGGAGCTGGCCGCGCCCTACTACCGCTTCCAGGAGGCCGGCTGGGAGATCGTGCTCGCCTCCCCCGAGGGCGGCCGTCCGCCGCTGGACCCGAAGAGCAACGAGCCCGACTTCCAGACCGACCTGACACGCCGGTTCGAGTCCGATGCGGAGGCGACCGCGGCACTGGCCGACACCGTGCGCCTGGACTCGGTCTCGGCCGAGGACTTCGACACGGTCTTCTACCCCGGCGGCCACGGCCCGCTCTGGGACCTGGCCGAGGACACGCACTCCACGCGGCTGATCGAGACGACCCTGCGCGCGGGCAAGCCCCTCGCGGTGGTCTGCCACGCCCCGGGCGTCCTGCGCCACGCGGTCAACGAGGACGGTACGCCGCTGGTCCGGGGCAGGAAGGTCACCGGGTTCGCCAACTCCGAGGAGGAGGGCGTCGGCCTCACCGAGATCGTCCCCTTCCTGGTGGAGGACGAGCTGAAGCGCCTGGGCGGGATCTACTCCAAGGGCGACGACTGGGGGCCGTACGTGGTGACGGACGGCCTGCTGATCACCGGGCAGAACCCGGCCTCCTCCGGCCCGGCGGCCGACGCACTCGTGGAGCTGGTGAACAAGGCCGCCGCGTAG
- the lysA gene encoding diaminopimelate decarboxylase: MGVNPDILELFPEGTTVEADRGLTVGGVALSEVADRFSTPAYVVDEAGLRARIRRYRQALSAQWPNSRLVFASKSFPCVAAYRLMAQAGVGVDVAGLGELAAALRGGVEGRNLVLHGNAKTGAEIERAVAAGVGLVVVDNFDDIDRLERALEHSVATRQDVLVRVLPEVRADTYEAVATGQKGSKFGLPLDQVPRAIERIRASAKLRLAGVHTHVGSQILDVEPFAAAVRALAGLGEFETYNLGGGLGARYTYTDHPPEPEEWIAVITDTARRYLPGSARLMIEPGRSLVARSGVTLYRVVSVKRGDRVTVAVDGGMADNMEVALYGQRFEATLVDRVGGGERVDIVGRHCESGDRISSGVTLRAPRVGDVVAIPVTGAYCHTMANNYNGALKAPVVFCADGEAREVVRRETLTDFFARDTSEWIDA; encoded by the coding sequence ATGGGCGTGAACCCCGACATCCTGGAGCTGTTCCCCGAGGGGACGACCGTCGAGGCGGACCGCGGCCTGACCGTCGGCGGCGTCGCCCTGTCCGAGGTCGCCGACCGGTTCTCGACCCCCGCGTACGTCGTCGACGAGGCGGGCCTGCGCGCACGGATCCGACGCTACCGGCAGGCGTTGAGCGCCCAGTGGCCGAACTCTCGGCTCGTGTTCGCCTCCAAGTCCTTTCCGTGCGTGGCCGCGTACCGGTTGATGGCGCAGGCGGGGGTCGGCGTGGACGTGGCCGGGCTCGGTGAGCTGGCCGCCGCGCTCCGCGGGGGCGTCGAGGGCCGCAATCTGGTCCTGCACGGCAACGCGAAGACCGGTGCCGAGATCGAGAGGGCGGTGGCCGCCGGCGTCGGCCTGGTCGTGGTGGACAACTTCGACGACATCGACCGCCTGGAACGCGCGCTGGAGCACTCGGTGGCCACCCGTCAGGACGTCCTCGTACGTGTACTGCCCGAGGTCCGTGCGGACACCTACGAGGCGGTGGCCACCGGACAGAAGGGCTCCAAGTTCGGCCTCCCCCTGGACCAGGTGCCGCGGGCGATCGAGCGCATACGTGCCAGCGCGAAACTGCGTCTGGCCGGAGTGCACACGCATGTCGGCAGTCAGATCCTCGACGTGGAGCCGTTCGCCGCCGCGGTCCGGGCCCTGGCCGGTCTCGGGGAGTTCGAGACCTACAACCTCGGTGGCGGCCTGGGCGCGCGCTACACCTACACCGACCACCCGCCCGAACCGGAGGAGTGGATCGCCGTCATCACCGACACCGCCCGGCGCTATCTGCCGGGTTCCGCGCGGCTGATGATCGAGCCGGGCCGCAGTCTGGTGGCCCGCTCCGGGGTGACCCTGTACCGGGTGGTCAGCGTCAAACGAGGTGACCGCGTCACCGTCGCCGTGGACGGCGGCATGGCGGACAACATGGAAGTCGCCCTCTACGGACAGCGGTTCGAGGCCACCCTGGTCGACCGGGTCGGCGGCGGTGAACGCGTCGACATCGTGGGGCGGCACTGCGAGTCGGGCGACCGGATCAGCTCCGGCGTCACCCTGCGCGCACCGCGGGTCGGCGATGTCGTCGCGATACCCGTGACCGGGGCGTACTGCCACACCATGGCGAACAACTACAACGGGGCGCTCAAGGCACCGGTCGTCTTCTGCGCGGACGGCGAGGCACGCGAGGTGGTCCGCCGCGAGACGCTCACCGACTTCTTCGCCCGTGACACCTCGGAGTGGATCGACGCGTAA
- a CDS encoding acyclic terpene utilization AtuA family protein, producing the protein MVTLQASGSERGALRIGSGAGFADDRIEPAVQLVESGDIQYLVFECLAERSVALAELERRRDPARGYNPWLPDRMAAVLPECARRGIRVITNMGAANPRAAGALVAGLARARALRGLSVAVVTGDDVLDRILERPDLPLLEREGTVGSLGDRVVSAHAYLGCEGITHALSQGADVVITGRVADPSLYIAPLVHEFGWDTSDWNLIAKGACAGHLMECGAQVTGGYFADPGYKDVPGLADLGFPIAEVHADGTFRIGKVPGSGGLVTPATCTEQLLYEVHDPSAYPSADVVADFSEVRFEESGHDTVLVRGARGRRRPDNLKVSVGYRDGFTGEGQISYAGPNALPRARLALDVLRARIEKQGITSGAARYELIGVDSVSRGLGPGSHGGPDPDPDPGLGLGLGLGTGDPDRLNEVRVRVAGRTDSEDRARRIAHEVSAMWLNGPAGGGGVVTSVTERIAIASVFLPRSDVTPSVTFAEV; encoded by the coding sequence ATGGTCACTCTTCAGGCTTCAGGCAGCGAGCGGGGCGCGTTGCGCATCGGCTCCGGCGCCGGTTTCGCCGACGACCGCATCGAGCCCGCCGTGCAGCTGGTCGAATCCGGCGACATCCAGTACCTCGTCTTCGAATGCCTGGCCGAACGCTCGGTCGCCCTGGCGGAGTTGGAGCGGCGCCGCGACCCCGCCCGCGGATACAACCCGTGGCTCCCCGACCGCATGGCGGCCGTCCTGCCGGAGTGCGCGCGCCGGGGGATCCGCGTCATCACCAACATGGGCGCGGCCAACCCGCGGGCGGCGGGCGCGCTCGTCGCCGGGCTCGCGCGGGCCAGGGCACTGCGTGGGCTGTCGGTCGCCGTGGTGACGGGCGACGACGTACTCGATCGCATCCTTGAGCGACCCGATCTCCCGCTCCTGGAGCGTGAGGGAACCGTCGGCTCCCTCGGCGACCGCGTGGTGTCGGCCCACGCCTACCTGGGGTGCGAAGGGATCACCCACGCTCTGAGCCAGGGCGCCGATGTAGTGATCACGGGCCGAGTTGCAGACCCTTCGCTATATATTGCACCCCTTGTCCATGAATTCGGCTGGGACACCAGCGACTGGAACCTGATCGCCAAGGGCGCCTGTGCGGGGCACTTGATGGAATGCGGGGCCCAGGTAACGGGCGGCTATTTCGCGGACCCGGGATACAAGGACGTTCCCGGTCTCGCCGATCTGGGCTTCCCGATCGCCGAGGTGCACGCCGACGGGACCTTCAGGATCGGCAAGGTGCCGGGGTCGGGCGGTCTGGTGACGCCCGCCACGTGCACGGAACAACTGCTCTACGAGGTGCACGATCCCTCGGCGTATCCGTCGGCGGATGTGGTGGCCGACTTCTCCGAGGTCCGGTTCGAGGAGTCCGGCCACGACACCGTGCTGGTCCGGGGAGCGCGTGGCCGGCGGCGCCCGGACAACCTGAAGGTCTCCGTCGGCTACCGCGACGGCTTCACCGGGGAGGGCCAGATCTCCTACGCGGGCCCCAACGCACTGCCCCGGGCCCGGCTGGCACTGGACGTCCTGCGAGCGCGGATCGAGAAGCAGGGCATCACCTCAGGGGCGGCGCGCTATGAACTCATCGGGGTCGACTCCGTGAGCCGCGGCCTCGGTCCCGGTTCCCACGGCGGTCCCGATCCCGATCCCGATCCCGGTCTCGGTCTCGGTCTCGGTCTCGGCACGGGTGATCCTGACCGGCTGAACGAGGTCCGTGTCCGGGTAGCCGGCCGGACCGACTCCGAGGACCGGGCCCGCCGGATCGCGCACGAGGTGAGCGCGATGTGGCTCAACGGCCCCGCCGGCGGGGGCGGTGTGGTCACCTCCGTCACCGAGCGGATCGCCATCGCGTCGGTCTTCCTGCCCCGCTCCGACGTCACACCGTCGGTCACGTTCGCGGAGGTCTAG
- a CDS encoding metal-dependent hydrolase family protein, with protein MGSIERPASPRRVLFRGGLVADGTGAEPRHGDVVVEGSRIVDVGTGLDGDVEVDLAGKSLLPGLIDCHVHVMIGSIDTVDRLQTPFSYPFFQAARHLRTLRRIGITHARDAAGADLGVKTALEDGLIDGPRLQIAISMLSQTGGHSDGWLASGNCVENRIAHPGRPRGVVDGVDEMRKAVREVVRAGADVIKVAASGGVMSPRDNPHHAHFGLDELTVAVVEARAAGLPVMAHAQGSVGIKNALRAGVRSIEHGIFLDDEAIELMLEHEAFLVPTLLAPKSVLEAAANGARLTDATLAKAREVADAHLASFKKACEAGVTIAMGTDAVGLAPGRNLEELELMAAGGLSPAKVLRAGTLDAARLLGVSDRYGSIEPGKRADLVVVSGDASDFSCLAHRIDAVYMDGALVESRSG; from the coding sequence ATGGGTTCGATCGAGCGTCCGGCAAGCCCGCGGCGGGTCCTGTTCCGGGGCGGCCTCGTCGCCGACGGCACAGGCGCGGAGCCGCGGCACGGGGACGTGGTCGTGGAGGGTTCCCGGATCGTCGACGTCGGGACCGGTCTGGACGGCGATGTGGAGGTGGACCTGGCGGGGAAGTCCCTGCTGCCGGGTCTCATCGACTGCCACGTCCACGTGATGATCGGCAGCATCGACACGGTGGACCGGCTGCAGACCCCATTCTCCTATCCGTTCTTCCAGGCCGCCCGGCATCTGCGCACCCTGCGCCGGATCGGGATCACCCACGCCAGGGACGCGGCGGGCGCCGACCTGGGCGTCAAGACGGCGCTGGAGGACGGTCTGATCGACGGGCCCCGGCTGCAGATCGCCATCTCGATGCTCAGCCAGACCGGCGGGCACTCGGACGGCTGGCTGGCTTCGGGGAACTGCGTCGAGAACAGGATCGCCCATCCAGGGCGGCCCCGTGGGGTCGTCGACGGCGTCGACGAGATGCGCAAGGCGGTCCGCGAGGTCGTCCGGGCAGGCGCCGACGTCATCAAGGTCGCCGCCTCCGGCGGAGTCATGTCGCCGCGCGACAACCCGCACCACGCGCACTTCGGTCTCGACGAACTGACCGTCGCCGTCGTGGAGGCACGCGCGGCGGGTCTGCCGGTGATGGCCCACGCCCAGGGCTCCGTCGGCATCAAGAACGCGCTGCGGGCAGGGGTGCGGTCCATCGAGCACGGCATCTTCCTCGACGACGAGGCCATCGAGCTGATGCTCGAACACGAGGCGTTCCTCGTGCCCACCCTGCTGGCCCCGAAGAGTGTGCTGGAGGCGGCCGCCAACGGCGCCCGGCTGACCGACGCCACGCTCGCGAAGGCCCGCGAGGTCGCCGACGCCCACCTCGCCTCCTTCAAGAAGGCGTGCGAGGCGGGCGTCACCATCGCCATGGGCACCGACGCGGTCGGGCTCGCTCCGGGCCGCAACCTGGAAGAGTTGGAGCTGATGGCGGCGGGCGGCCTGAGCCCCGCGAAGGTGCTGCGGGCCGGCACGCTGGACGCCGCTCGGCTGCTGGGTGTCTCGGACCGGTACGGCAGCATCGAGCCCGGCAAGCGCGCGGACCTGGTCGTCGTGTCCGGCGACGCCTCCGACTTCAGCTGCCTGGCCCACCGCATCGACGCCGTCTACATGGACGGCGCGCTGGTGGAGTCGCGGTCCGGTTGA